AACAGTTGCAAGTTCAAGCTCAAGCTCGTGCTGCAGCAGCTAGTGGCTTGTTTGGACACACCGAATTCCGTTTGCATATGCCATCGTCCATAGCTTTAGCAAGCAGAGGGCGACTACAAGGGCTGAGGCTTCAGCTTGCACTTCTGGATCGTGAGTTTGATGACCTAGGTATATTACACGCTACAAGTTCTGTTACCATCGAATTTCCTCTGTTTGTTCAGTTTACCCGTgttgacttttgacactattcgcAACTCACTATCTTTTGTGTTCAAGATTCGTCTCattgtgtattttcaaaatatcaaaaacaTTACTTCTGACAGTTAAAGATATTAAAGGTTGAAttatgcattgacaaacgtggtAAAAGAAATGCGTCAACTAAacaaaaatggaggaagtatcttACAGACGAACATGGATCTTTTAGTTGATTTTTAATATTGTATGCACAGGAGGTGTTAAGTTCTCCATTGATTGTTCTGTAGATTATGAAGCATTAAGAGCACTGGATGCTGACAATGTCTCCAACATTCCTTCAATGAGTGAAGAAGAAATAAATGTCTTACCAGTCCACAAGTACAAGGTTACAGGACCAGAGAGGTATGGTACACTTTATTATCAAAGAGTGCTGATAGTTTCGTTTAGTTTGTGAAAAAAGTATAAAGGTTCTGTTATGCAGTTGGCCTGCACTTTTTGTTGCCCTAGTTTAATTTGCTTTGCTCTGTTATACTAATGTTGATaacaaatacgaagtataaaattACCTGATAGTATGTTGCCAGGAAATCAGACTCCCGCTTGGCAGTTAGTAGTTACATCTTCAGTTTTTACTCGGTAACTAAAGAATGTGTATGCATATTTCCAGTACTGAACTTGCAAATGTCTACATCCAGAAAGTTAAATGCTTCATATAGTAGCCTGAAGTTGcatttttaataaaagataGTATTATCTGAGATCGTGAATGATTCAAAATTTATTTGTACATAAGTAGCATTTGGTTTTGGCTCATTGTATTTCCACCATCTCACGTAATTTCTTCACATTCTTATTAGCGAGGTTTCACAATCACAAGAGGCTTCCCCTTCGTCAACTTCTACTGAGGTATTTTATCTACCATTGGCTGGTGTAATGCTGTATTCATGCAAAAATGGTTGCCTTCTGTTATCTCATTCTTCTTGGTTCTCCTGTAGTTCTGTTTTGTCCTGTAATGTGATCTAACGACGATTGCAGGGACATTGTgataaccccccccccccccccttatgTGAGTGTGCGTGCCATCATAATCATGCATGTGATGATTTACATTACTAATGACCCCCTCCCCTTGAGTAAAAATGTAAATTTACTGTGCGTAATATACTTGCATGGCttaaaagtatgataaatgtacTTCAATCCTCACCTTGAAGGTTTATTTATATTCAATGCGATTTTTTACATTTTGTAATGGAAGCTTAATTTCCAATTGGAAGGGAGCAGGAAGATAATGAACTGTAATAGGCTGAAATAACGATATAGCGGAAAAAAAACTGAGGACGGAATAAAAGAGGAGGAAAACCCGGAAACGAAAGGATAAATGCCTAGTGCAAAAGACATGCCCTGAAATGAATTTCGGTGAAATTATGGATCATATAGCAAACAAAGCTTTTCTAGAATACCAATTGCCGTTATTTTCAAAAACTACTCATCTGGTAATAGGGGGTTGTATAAAATTACCCATTTGGCAATTTGGCCATTTCCTCCCTTCTTTCCCGAATCCATATCCAAATAAAGGAAAATGGATCAATTGCGCTCCCCCCCCTTCCTTCTCTTCAAATCCTCTTACGAGTCTTATCCAAACAGATTGTTAGTATTTGTTTTGATTGTGATCGGCAGAGTAAAATGCTGTGGTGTTCCTTTAACAATATCATGTCTGTTTCTTGAACAGCTTAAGCAAGATGCTAATGGTGCAAAGGATTCAGAAGATGATCTTGCTTGTACCGTATGCTTGGAGCAAGTGAAGAGAGGAGAACTCCTGCGTACCTTACCATGTTTACATCAGGTGTGTGACCTGCTGATCGAATATTGATCCATTTGAATGATTCATGCACAAAGTTGTCAAGATCTTTCTGTCGTGACAGCTTTTCTTTCCCaccctaaaatgaaaaaaagagtTCGTAGGCGGGGGCAGGATACAAAACCTGTAAGGCTGTAATCTTAAGGGCATGACCTTAAGTGCTACCATGATTTTGTTTTCTAAAACTAATGTGCCTGGCTCGGCTCCGATAATGCAATTCCGGGAGGAGTTGGTAGTTCGGCGCGAGCAGAGCAGGAAAACCAAATTGTGCGAACGAATGTAAGATGCCAAGCCCCACACCTAGAATCGTACCCTTGGCTTGAGGGTCGGAGTGCCGGCTGATAGAGGGCTAGATCACAGTCACTACATGATGTCCTCTTTACCCTCATTTCAGAAACTTCTACAATCACTTTTC
This Spinacia oleracea cultivar Varoflay chromosome 6, BTI_SOV_V1, whole genome shotgun sequence DNA region includes the following protein-coding sequences:
- the LOC110775149 gene encoding E3 ubiquitin-protein ligase SDIR1 isoform X1; the protein is MSFVFRGSRGDFENGFSGLIPERRSVRIQPGRPSNSWAFLVTVLLLFTILNTHHMSPNFLLWLVLGVFMFATSLRMYATCQQLQVQAQARAAAASGLFGHTEFRLHMPSSIALASRGRLQGLRLQLALLDREFDDLDYEALRALDADNVSNIPSMSEEEINVLPVHKYKVTGPESEVSQSQEASPSSTSTELKQDANGAKDSEDDLACTVCLEQVKRGELLRTLPCLHQFHANCIDPWLRQQGTCPICKLIVGSGTQDVLDSAPGIADMV
- the LOC110775149 gene encoding E3 ubiquitin-protein ligase SDIR1 isoform X2, with the translated sequence MSPNFLLWLVLGVFMFATSLRMYATCQQLQVQAQARAAAASGLFGHTEFRLHMPSSIALASRGRLQGLRLQLALLDREFDDLDYEALRALDADNVSNIPSMSEEEINVLPVHKYKVTGPESEVSQSQEASPSSTSTELKQDANGAKDSEDDLACTVCLEQVKRGELLRTLPCLHQFHANCIDPWLRQQGTCPICKLIVGSGTQDVLDSAPGIADMV